The Clostridioides difficile genome has a segment encoding these proteins:
- the tuf gene encoding elongation factor Tu, whose product MAKAKYERTKPHVNIGTIGHVDHGKTTLTAAITKTLYDRYQLGEAVDFANIDKAPEERERGITISTAHVEYETPNRHYAHVDCPGHADYVKNMITGAAQMDGAILVCSATDGPMPQTREHILLSRQVGVPYIVVFLNKCDMVDDEELLELVEMEVRDLLTEYDFPGDDTPIIRGSALMALEDPKSEWGNKIVELFEQIDEYIPAPERDTDKPFLMPVEDVFSITGRGTVATGRVERGVLKVQDEVELVGLTEAPRKVVVTGVEMFRKLLDQAQAGDNIGALLRGVQRAEIERGQVLAKTGSVKAHTKFTAEVYVLKKEEGGRHTPFFDGYRPQFYFRTTDVTGACKLPDGIEMVMPGDNVTMEVDLINSIVVEEGLRFSIREGGRTVASGVVATIVE is encoded by the coding sequence ATGGCTAAAGCTAAATACGAAAGAACAAAACCTCATGTTAATATAGGGACAATAGGACACGTTGACCATGGTAAAACTACATTAACAGCAGCAATAACAAAAACATTATATGACAGATATCAATTAGGAGAAGCAGTAGATTTCGCAAACATAGATAAAGCTCCAGAAGAAAGAGAAAGAGGAATCACAATATCAACAGCACACGTTGAGTATGAAACTCCAAACAGACACTACGCACACGTTGACTGCCCAGGACATGCTGACTACGTTAAGAACATGATAACAGGAGCAGCACAAATGGACGGAGCAATATTAGTTTGTTCAGCAACAGATGGACCAATGCCACAAACAAGAGAGCATATACTATTATCAAGACAAGTTGGTGTACCATATATAGTAGTATTCTTAAACAAATGTGACATGGTAGATGATGAAGAGTTATTAGAGCTAGTAGAAATGGAAGTAAGAGATTTATTAACAGAATATGATTTCCCAGGAGATGATACTCCAATAATAAGAGGATCAGCATTAATGGCATTAGAAGATCCAAAGAGCGAATGGGGAAATAAAATAGTAGAATTATTCGAGCAAATAGATGAGTATATACCAGCACCAGAAAGAGATACTGACAAACCATTCTTAATGCCAGTAGAAGACGTATTCTCAATCACAGGAAGAGGAACAGTTGCAACAGGAAGAGTGGAAAGAGGAGTATTAAAAGTACAAGACGAAGTAGAATTAGTAGGATTAACAGAAGCACCAAGAAAAGTAGTAGTAACAGGAGTAGAAATGTTCAGAAAATTATTAGACCAAGCACAAGCAGGGGATAATATAGGAGCATTATTAAGAGGAGTACAAAGAGCTGAAATAGAAAGAGGACAAGTACTAGCAAAAACTGGATCAGTAAAAGCACACACAAAATTTACAGCAGAAGTATATGTACTTAAAAAAGAAGAAGGTGGAAGACATACACCATTCTTTGATGGATATAGACCACAGTTCTACTTTAGAACAACAGATGTAACAGGAGCTTGTAAGTTACCAGATGGAATAGAAATGGTAATGCCTGGAGACAACGTAACAATGGAAGTAGACTTAATAAACTCAATAGTTGTAGAAGAGGGATTAAGATTCTCAATAAGAGAAGGTGGAAGAACAGTAGCTTCAGGAGTTGTTGCTACAATAGTTGAATAA
- the fusA gene encoding elongation factor G — MARKFPLERTRNIGIMAHIDAGKTTTTERILFYTGQTHKIGETHEGASQMDWMEQEKERGITITSAATTASWKDHRINIIDTPGHVDFTVEVERSLRVLDGSVAVFCAKGGVEPQSENVWRQAETYGVPRIAFVNKMDILGADFYNVVSMMKSRLNSNAVPMQLPIGKEDSFIGIIDLLKMDAVIYKDDLGVEMEETDIPEDMKELAAEWREKLVESVAETDEELMMKYLEGEEPTIEELKVAIRKATIACEMNPVFCGTAYRNKGVQLVIDAVLDYLPAPTDIAAIKGILEDGEEAERHSSDEEPFSALAFKIMTDPFVGKLAFFRVYSGTLESGSYVLNATKNKRERIGRILQMHANTREEITKVYAGDIAAAVGLKDTTTGDTLCDPANPIILESMEFPEPVISVAIEPSSKAAQEKMGIALQKLAEEDPTFTVKTDQETGQTIISGMGELHLEIIVDRLLREFKVEAKVGAPQVAYRETITQPVDVEYKYSKQSGGRGQYGHVKIRVAPQEPGEGYKFTNKTVGGSVPKEYVGPVDMGVQGAMQSGIVAGYPVVDVAVELYDGSYHEVDSSEMAFKMAGSMAFKDAMKKGNAVLLEPYFKVEVVTPEDYMGDVMGDLNSRRGLIQGMEARSGAQVINAFVPLSEMFGYSTDLRSSTQGRATYTMIFDHYEQVPASVAKKIAEGK; from the coding sequence ATGGCTAGAAAGTTTCCTTTGGAAAGAACTAGGAATATAGGAATCATGGCTCATATAGATGCAGGGAAAACTACTACTACAGAAAGAATCCTGTTTTACACTGGGCAAACTCATAAGATAGGAGAAACTCATGAAGGAGCTTCTCAAATGGACTGGATGGAGCAAGAAAAGGAAAGAGGTATAACAATAACTTCTGCCGCTACTACTGCTTCATGGAAAGACCATAGAATAAATATAATAGATACTCCTGGACACGTGGACTTCACAGTTGAAGTTGAAAGATCTCTAAGAGTTCTTGACGGTTCAGTTGCTGTATTCTGTGCAAAAGGTGGGGTTGAGCCTCAATCAGAAAATGTATGGAGACAAGCTGAAACTTATGGAGTACCTAGAATAGCTTTTGTAAATAAAATGGATATATTAGGTGCAGATTTCTACAATGTTGTAAGCATGATGAAATCTAGATTAAATTCTAATGCAGTTCCTATGCAATTACCAATAGGTAAAGAAGATTCATTCATAGGTATAATAGACTTATTAAAAATGGATGCTGTTATATACAAAGACGACCTAGGGGTTGAAATGGAAGAAACAGACATACCAGAAGACATGAAAGAATTAGCTGCTGAGTGGAGAGAAAAATTAGTTGAATCAGTAGCTGAAACTGATGAAGAATTAATGATGAAATATCTTGAAGGTGAAGAACCTACTATAGAAGAATTAAAAGTTGCTATAAGAAAAGCTACTATAGCTTGTGAAATGAACCCAGTTTTCTGTGGTACAGCTTATAGAAACAAAGGTGTTCAATTAGTAATAGATGCAGTTTTAGATTACTTACCAGCACCAACAGATATAGCAGCTATAAAAGGTATATTGGAAGATGGAGAAGAAGCTGAAAGACATTCTTCTGATGAAGAGCCATTCTCTGCATTAGCATTCAAAATAATGACTGACCCATTTGTTGGAAAACTAGCGTTCTTCAGAGTTTACTCTGGAACATTAGAATCTGGTTCTTATGTTTTAAATGCAACTAAGAACAAGAGAGAAAGAATTGGTCGTATACTACAAATGCATGCCAATACAAGAGAAGAAATAACTAAAGTTTATGCTGGAGATATAGCAGCAGCAGTAGGATTAAAAGATACTACTACTGGAGACACATTATGTGACCCTGCTAATCCAATAATACTTGAATCTATGGAATTCCCTGAGCCAGTTATATCTGTTGCTATAGAACCAAGTTCTAAAGCAGCTCAAGAAAAAATGGGTATAGCTCTTCAAAAGTTAGCTGAAGAAGACCCAACTTTCACAGTTAAAACTGACCAAGAAACAGGACAAACTATAATATCTGGTATGGGTGAGTTACACTTAGAGATAATAGTAGATAGATTATTAAGAGAATTTAAAGTAGAAGCTAAAGTTGGTGCTCCACAAGTTGCATATAGAGAAACTATAACTCAACCAGTTGATGTTGAATACAAGTACTCTAAGCAATCAGGTGGTAGAGGACAATACGGTCACGTTAAGATTAGAGTTGCTCCTCAAGAGCCAGGTGAAGGATACAAGTTCACAAACAAAACTGTTGGTGGATCTGTACCAAAAGAATATGTTGGTCCAGTTGACATGGGTGTACAAGGAGCTATGCAGTCTGGTATAGTTGCTGGTTATCCAGTTGTAGACGTTGCTGTTGAGTTATATGATGGTTCTTACCATGAGGTTGACTCTTCTGAGATGGCGTTCAAAATGGCTGGTTCAATGGCATTCAAAGATGCTATGAAGAAAGGTAATGCAGTTCTTTTAGAGCCTTACTTCAAAGTAGAAGTTGTTACTCCTGAAGATTACATGGGAGATGTTATGGGTGACTTAAACTCAAGAAGAGGATTAATACAAGGAATGGAAGCAAGAAGCGGTGCACAAGTTATAAATGCATTCGTTCCACTTTCAGAAATGTTTGGATACTCTACAGACCTAAGATCTTCAACTCAAGGTCGTGCAACTTATACAATGATATTCGATCACTATGAACAAGTTCCAGCTTCAGTTGCTAAAAAGATAGCTGAAGGAAAATAA
- the rpsG gene encoding 30S ribosomal protein S7, which produces MPRKGNVPKREVLPDPMYGSKVVTKLINNLMVDGKKGKSQTIVYDAFTIIAEKTGEDALEVFNKAMDNIMPVLEVKARRVGGANYQVPIEVRPERRQTLGLRWLVKYTRARGEKGMVDKLAKEIMDAANNTGASVKKKEDTHKMAEANKAFAHYRW; this is translated from the coding sequence ATGCCAAGAAAAGGTAATGTTCCAAAGAGAGAAGTTTTACCAGATCCTATGTATGGGAGTAAGGTAGTTACTAAATTAATAAATAATTTAATGGTAGACGGAAAAAAAGGAAAGTCTCAAACAATAGTTTATGATGCTTTCACAATTATTGCTGAAAAAACAGGAGAAGATGCTTTAGAAGTATTTAATAAGGCAATGGATAATATAATGCCTGTTTTAGAAGTAAAAGCGAGAAGAGTTGGTGGGGCAAACTACCAAGTGCCAATCGAAGTTAGACCTGAAAGAAGACAAACATTAGGTTTAAGATGGTTAGTAAAATACACTAGAGCTCGTGGAGAAAAAGGAATGGTTGATAAATTAGCTAAAGAAATAATGGACGCAGCTAACAACACAGGAGCTTCAGTTAAGAAAAAAGAAGATACTCATAAAATGGCAGAAGCTAATAAAGCATTTGCTCATTATAGATGGTAG
- the rpsL gene encoding 30S ribosomal protein S12 codes for MPTINQLVRKSRKAVEKKSTAPALQKGYNSLNKKVTDASAPQKRGVCTSVKTVTPKKPNSALRKVARVRLTNGIEVSAYIPGEGHNLQEHSVVLIRGGRVKDLPGVRYHILRGTLDTAGVDKRRQSRSKYGAKKPKDAKK; via the coding sequence ATGCCAACAATTAACCAATTAGTTCGTAAAAGTAGAAAAGCAGTTGAAAAGAAATCTACTGCTCCAGCATTACAAAAAGGTTACAACTCTTTAAACAAGAAAGTAACTGACGCGAGTGCTCCACAAAAAAGAGGGGTTTGTACTTCAGTAAAAACAGTTACTCCTAAGAAACCTAACTCAGCTTTAAGAAAAGTTGCCAGAGTTAGATTAACTAATGGTATAGAAGTTTCTGCTTATATACCAGGAGAAGGACATAACTTACAAGAACATAGTGTTGTTCTTATAAGAGGCGGAAGAGTAAAAGACCTTCCAGGGGTTAGATACCATATACTAAGAGGTACTTTAGACACAGCAGGTGTTGATAAGAGAAGACAATCAAGATCTAAGTATGGTGCTAAGAAACCTAAGGACGCTAAAAAATAA
- the rpoC gene encoding DNA-directed RNA polymerase subunit beta' — translation MFELNNFESIKIALASPEKIRQWSRGEVKKPETINYRTLKPEKDGLFCERIFGPQKDWECHCGKYRRVRYKGVVCDRCGVEVTKSKVRRERMGHIELAAPMSHIWYFKGIPSRMGLLLDMSPRSLEKILYFASYVVVDPGETGLNEKQLLTEKEYRTALEKYGYTFTVGMGAEAVKILLQNIDLEQQSKDLRAELKDSTGQKKVRTIRRLEVVEAFKKSGNKPEWMILDAIPVIPPDLRPMVQLDGGRFATSDLNDLYRRVINRNNRLKRLLELGAPDIIVRNEKRMLQEAVDALIDNGRRGRPVTGPGNRPLKSLSDMLKGKQGRFRQNLLGKRVDYSGRSVIVVGPELKFYQCGLPKKMALELFKPFVMDKLVKEGYAHNIKSAKSIVEKVKPEVWDVLEDVIKSHPVLLNRAPTLHRLGIQAFEPILVEGKAIKLHPLVCTAYNADFDGDQMAVHVPLSVEAQAEARFLMLSVNNILAPKDGSPITTPSQDMVLGCYYLTIEAQDDAKGTGMVFKDFNELLLAYYNKSVHLHALVKLKVTLEDGRSSLVKSTVGRFIFNESIPQDLGFVDRNENPFALEVDFLADKKSLGKIIDKCFRKHGNTETAELLDYIKSLGFKYSTLGGITVAVADMSVPEEKKVFISEAEAKVDKYEKAYRRGLISNEERYEKVIETWTETTDKVTDALMGGLDRLNNIYIMAHSGARGSKNQIRQLAGMRGLMANASGKTVEIPVKSNFREGLSVLEYFTSSHGARKGLADTAIRTAESGYLTRRLVDVSQDVIVREIDCGTEDTTEIYAIKEGNEVIEEIYDRIVGRYTIDPILNPETGEIIVEADAMIQEDEAETIVDLGIEKIRIRTVLNCKTNHGVCSKCYGRNLATGKEVNIGEAVGIIAAQSIGEPGTQLTMRTFHTGGVAGADITQGLPRVEELFEARKPKGLAVITEISGRVEIDETGKRKEVNVIPEEGETQTYVIPYGSRLKVKQGQMLEAGDPLTQGFINPHDIVRVKGVKGVQEYIVKEVQRVYRLQGVDVNDKHIEVIVRQMLSKVKVEDPGDTDLLPGGYEDVLTFNRCNEEAIAKDLRPAVAKRVLLGITKASLATDSFLSAASFQETTRVLTEAAIKGKEDHLIGLKENVILGKLIPAGTGMKKYRNIAVEKIED, via the coding sequence ACTTTAAAACCAGAAAAAGATGGTCTTTTCTGTGAAAGAATATTTGGACCACAAAAAGACTGGGAGTGTCATTGTGGTAAATATAGAAGAGTTAGATACAAAGGTGTAGTTTGTGATAGATGTGGAGTAGAAGTAACTAAATCAAAAGTAAGAAGAGAAAGAATGGGACATATAGAGCTAGCAGCTCCTATGTCTCACATCTGGTACTTTAAAGGTATACCAAGTAGAATGGGACTTTTACTTGATATGTCACCAAGATCATTAGAAAAAATACTATACTTTGCTTCATATGTAGTAGTTGACCCAGGAGAAACTGGATTAAATGAGAAGCAGTTATTGACAGAAAAAGAGTATAGAACTGCTCTTGAAAAATACGGATATACTTTTACTGTAGGTATGGGTGCTGAAGCTGTAAAGATATTGTTACAAAACATAGATTTAGAGCAACAAAGCAAAGACCTAAGAGCGGAATTAAAAGACAGTACAGGACAAAAGAAAGTTAGAACAATAAGAAGATTAGAAGTTGTAGAGGCATTTAAAAAATCTGGGAATAAACCAGAATGGATGATTTTAGATGCAATACCAGTAATACCACCAGATTTAAGACCAATGGTACAACTTGATGGTGGAAGATTTGCAACTTCAGACTTAAATGATTTATATAGAAGAGTTATAAACAGAAATAATAGACTTAAGAGATTACTAGAGCTTGGAGCTCCAGATATAATTGTAAGAAATGAAAAAAGAATGCTTCAGGAAGCAGTTGATGCATTAATAGATAATGGTAGAAGAGGTAGACCTGTAACAGGACCTGGAAATAGACCACTTAAGTCTTTATCAGATATGTTAAAAGGTAAACAAGGTCGTTTCCGTCAAAACTTACTTGGTAAGCGTGTTGACTACTCAGGACGTTCTGTTATAGTTGTTGGACCAGAACTTAAATTCTATCAATGTGGTCTTCCAAAGAAAATGGCATTAGAACTATTCAAGCCATTTGTTATGGATAAACTAGTTAAAGAAGGATATGCACATAATATAAAAAGTGCAAAATCTATAGTAGAAAAAGTTAAGCCAGAAGTTTGGGATGTTTTAGAAGATGTTATAAAAAGCCATCCAGTTCTTCTTAACCGTGCGCCGACTCTACATAGATTAGGTATACAAGCATTTGAACCTATCTTGGTTGAAGGTAAAGCTATAAAGCTACATCCTCTTGTATGTACAGCTTACAATGCAGACTTCGATGGTGACCAAATGGCGGTCCATGTACCTTTATCAGTAGAAGCACAAGCAGAGGCAAGATTCTTAATGCTTTCTGTAAACAACATTCTTGCTCCTAAAGATGGTTCTCCTATAACTACTCCATCTCAGGATATGGTTTTAGGTTGTTATTATCTAACAATAGAAGCACAAGATGATGCTAAAGGAACAGGAATGGTATTTAAAGACTTTAATGAGCTATTACTTGCTTATTACAATAAATCAGTTCACCTACATGCGTTAGTAAAACTAAAGGTAACTCTTGAAGATGGAAGAAGTTCATTAGTTAAAAGTACAGTTGGTAGATTTATATTTAATGAAAGTATACCTCAAGATTTAGGATTTGTAGACAGAAATGAAAACCCATTTGCTCTTGAAGTTGACTTCTTAGCAGATAAAAAATCTCTTGGTAAAATAATAGATAAGTGCTTTAGAAAACATGGAAATACAGAAACAGCTGAATTACTAGATTATATAAAATCTCTAGGATTTAAATATTCTACATTAGGTGGTATAACAGTTGCTGTTGCTGATATGAGTGTTCCAGAAGAAAAGAAAGTATTTATATCTGAGGCAGAAGCAAAAGTTGATAAATATGAAAAAGCATACAGAAGAGGTTTAATATCTAATGAAGAAAGATATGAAAAAGTTATAGAGACATGGACAGAAACAACTGATAAGGTTACTGATGCTCTTATGGGTGGACTAGATAGATTAAACAATATATATATAATGGCACATTCAGGAGCCAGAGGTTCTAAAAACCAAATTAGACAGCTAGCAGGTATGCGTGGTCTTATGGCCAATGCATCTGGTAAAACAGTTGAGATACCAGTTAAATCTAATTTCCGTGAAGGTTTATCAGTACTTGAATACTTTACATCTTCACATGGTGCCAGAAAAGGTCTTGCCGATACAGCTATACGTACAGCTGAATCTGGATACTTAACAAGAAGACTTGTTGATGTAAGTCAAGATGTTATTGTAAGAGAAATAGATTGTGGAACAGAAGATACTACAGAAATTTATGCAATAAAAGAAGGAAATGAAGTTATAGAAGAGATATATGATAGAATTGTAGGAAGATACACTATAGACCCTATATTAAATCCTGAAACTGGTGAAATTATAGTTGAAGCTGATGCTATGATACAAGAAGATGAAGCAGAAACTATAGTAGATTTAGGAATTGAAAAAATTAGGATAAGAACAGTTCTTAACTGTAAAACTAATCATGGAGTTTGTTCTAAGTGCTATGGTAGAAACTTAGCTACAGGAAAAGAAGTTAATATAGGTGAAGCAGTTGGTATAATAGCAGCTCAATCTATAGGTGAGCCGGGTACTCAGCTTACAATGCGTACATTCCATACTGGAGGGGTTGCAGGAGCCGATATAACTCAAGGTCTTCCTAGGGTTGAAGAATTATTCGAAGCTAGAAAGCCAAAAGGCTTAGCTGTAATAACTGAAATATCTGGTAGAGTTGAAATAGATGAAACTGGAAAGAGAAAAGAAGTAAATGTAATACCAGAAGAAGGCGAAACTCAAACATATGTGATACCATATGGTTCTAGATTAAAAGTTAAGCAAGGACAAATGTTAGAAGCTGGAGATCCTTTAACACAAGGATTTATAAATCCTCATGATATAGTAAGAGTAAAAGGTGTTAAAGGCGTTCAAGAATATATAGTTAAAGAAGTTCAAAGAGTTTATAGACTTCAAGGGGTTGATGTTAACGATAAGCATATAGAAGTTATAGTAAGACAAATGCTATCTAAAGTTAAAGTTGAAGACCCAGGAGATACAGATTTATTACCAGGTGGATATGAAGATGTATTAACATTTAATAGATGTAACGAAGAAGCTATAGCTAAAGACTTAAGACCAGCAGTTGCTAAAAGAGTATTACTTGGTATAACTAAAGCATCTCTTGCAACTGATTCATTCCTATCAGCAGCTTCATTCCAGGAAACAACAAGAGTATTAACAGAAGCTGCAATAAAAGGTAAAGAAGATCACCTAATAGGGCTTAAAGAGAATGTTATATTAGGTAAACTAATACCAGCAGGAACAGGAATGAAGAAATATAGAAATATAGCAGTTGAAAAAATTGAAGATTAA